The Streptomyces albofaciens JCM 4342 genome has a segment encoding these proteins:
- a CDS encoding pPIWI_RE module domain-containing protein produces the protein MAYQHNRLAAYLPEPAQGPFVVPMHTLSLPAHWEEPLLRLYHGGKTEGQVERRRCVPTAAFNQLMCATAPDIVTVDSTARFGSENPWLYCQDAYPMAVTNLYIATWLKSLARDADDPETTALLMTCFRDLDTAALSWRPGRIDLLEQKVSPGGTALPAPHVYRLLPEVLAERIARQAPYELHGQQLSFRQVAGRTGARGHGSGGAELMSNVIEYVPRRRGGGEGKPAYYAATLRITVRTIPFSPVPRVHMAAGVRRFVTGKVYMPYGKGVSAYLLPDDSLVHDGPQPQRFAVAMLEWKNGTTNWRQGGAEGMLARISALDALPSPDRLVKEADHWIHGRDSIRIAIGHQAAMGRHTIGTGLMPSERRRLIEWAEQAIAPEFVPVPKLERSPYARPPKKQLKKLPSIPKNLEKKDPEDLAVILGERELNAAHNAQVLRARLAEALEGEHLTAVVLHQNDTIRDQMIAATETGLGLAGHRRVQGPDTWVWEAEELTVRLHARPLGALGAPLGGDSVPKRGQEHDKAIEERRTSVARAMNALREAVPGLQLAFVELDGQDAFRNAKRRTDPKHAIRLGCADAGLVTQFIRPPDPDAETEEALADAGLRAAAAWSDGLRQTGMRLVPQHTLGDTLIPANLNQVAFHLVERRLDGPTGKQQFTPIAVLIRPGAKCVLGKSADMHEWVPYPELLKSLTGRVEGKKNSAEQSALTAAFVKKTLAQLRSTPTLVLVHAQDVRKRWSWLRNDGLERDRLGLDGGPVQRIGLYGKQLRVVRIADGSRDETAQCWAEAEELSRELEGQQRGGIAMGLWRPGARGDSSRVFYSTTGKSGSQPNLTNDDAKLTPHTNASGNNAYRPTANAWNPDLLELTVACLQPGDDAEAWAAFVHQQRFSEDYRAGREGLAVPLILHLARLADDYALPHEIEEALDPTEPQAAAAPDDALSGQLAFDFDLDEGDDDE, from the coding sequence ATGGCCTACCAGCACAACCGCCTGGCGGCGTACCTGCCCGAACCGGCACAGGGACCCTTCGTCGTCCCGATGCACACGCTCTCCCTGCCCGCCCACTGGGAGGAACCACTCCTGCGCCTCTACCACGGCGGAAAGACCGAGGGACAGGTCGAGCGACGGCGCTGCGTGCCCACAGCGGCGTTCAACCAGCTGATGTGCGCCACCGCGCCGGACATCGTCACGGTCGACTCCACGGCACGGTTCGGCTCGGAGAACCCCTGGTTGTACTGCCAGGACGCGTACCCGATGGCGGTGACGAACCTCTACATCGCCACTTGGCTCAAGAGCCTCGCGCGCGATGCCGATGATCCCGAGACCACGGCTCTGCTGATGACCTGCTTCCGTGACCTCGACACCGCGGCGCTCAGCTGGCGGCCCGGCAGGATCGATCTCCTCGAACAGAAGGTGTCGCCCGGAGGAACCGCTCTGCCCGCGCCCCACGTGTACCGGCTCCTCCCCGAGGTCCTCGCCGAACGGATCGCGCGCCAGGCACCGTACGAACTCCACGGGCAGCAGCTGTCGTTTCGGCAGGTGGCCGGCCGCACGGGCGCCAGGGGGCACGGAAGCGGGGGCGCCGAGTTGATGTCGAACGTGATCGAGTACGTACCCAGGCGGCGCGGTGGCGGCGAGGGCAAGCCGGCGTATTACGCGGCGACCCTCCGCATCACCGTGCGCACCATTCCCTTCTCACCCGTCCCGCGCGTCCACATGGCCGCCGGCGTGCGTCGGTTCGTCACCGGCAAGGTCTACATGCCGTACGGCAAGGGCGTGTCCGCGTACCTGCTCCCGGACGACTCCCTCGTCCACGACGGCCCGCAGCCGCAGCGTTTCGCGGTCGCGATGCTGGAGTGGAAGAACGGCACCACCAACTGGCGTCAGGGCGGAGCAGAAGGAATGCTCGCCCGGATCAGCGCACTCGACGCGCTGCCGTCACCGGATCGGCTGGTGAAGGAGGCCGACCACTGGATCCACGGCCGGGACAGCATCCGGATCGCGATCGGGCACCAGGCGGCCATGGGCAGGCACACGATCGGCACCGGACTGATGCCCAGTGAACGCCGACGGCTGATCGAGTGGGCGGAGCAGGCGATCGCTCCGGAGTTCGTGCCCGTTCCGAAGCTGGAGCGCAGTCCGTACGCGCGGCCGCCCAAGAAGCAGCTCAAGAAGCTGCCCTCCATTCCCAAGAACCTGGAAAAGAAGGATCCCGAAGACCTCGCGGTCATCCTGGGTGAGCGTGAGCTAAATGCGGCCCACAACGCTCAGGTTCTGCGAGCACGCCTGGCCGAAGCACTCGAAGGGGAGCACCTCACCGCGGTCGTGCTCCACCAGAACGACACCATCCGCGATCAGATGATCGCCGCGACGGAGACGGGGCTGGGACTGGCCGGGCACCGGCGTGTGCAGGGCCCTGATACCTGGGTGTGGGAGGCGGAGGAGCTGACCGTCCGGCTGCACGCGCGGCCCCTGGGCGCTCTCGGTGCACCGCTGGGAGGCGACAGCGTGCCGAAGCGGGGGCAGGAACACGACAAGGCCATCGAGGAGCGCCGTACCAGCGTCGCGCGGGCCATGAACGCCCTGCGGGAAGCTGTCCCCGGGCTGCAGCTGGCCTTCGTGGAGCTTGACGGGCAGGACGCCTTCCGCAACGCCAAGCGACGAACCGACCCCAAGCACGCGATCCGCCTCGGCTGCGCGGACGCAGGCCTGGTGACCCAGTTCATCCGTCCCCCGGACCCGGATGCAGAGACGGAGGAGGCTCTCGCCGATGCAGGTCTGCGTGCCGCCGCGGCCTGGTCGGACGGCCTGCGCCAGACCGGTATGCGGCTGGTGCCCCAGCACACGCTCGGCGACACGCTCATCCCCGCGAACCTGAACCAGGTGGCCTTCCACCTCGTGGAACGTCGCCTTGACGGGCCCACGGGCAAGCAGCAGTTCACGCCCATTGCGGTGCTCATCCGGCCGGGCGCGAAATGCGTGCTGGGCAAGTCGGCCGACATGCACGAATGGGTGCCGTACCCCGAACTCCTCAAGTCGTTGACGGGACGGGTCGAAGGCAAGAAGAACAGTGCGGAGCAGTCGGCCCTCACGGCGGCCTTCGTCAAGAAGACCCTCGCACAACTGCGCAGCACCCCGACGCTCGTTCTGGTCCACGCTCAGGACGTCCGGAAGCGCTGGTCGTGGCTGAGGAACGACGGTCTGGAACGGGACAGGCTCGGCCTCGACGGAGGTCCCGTTCAGCGGATCGGTCTGTACGGCAAGCAGCTTCGTGTCGTCCGGATCGCCGACGGCAGTCGGGACGAGACGGCACAGTGCTGGGCCGAGGCGGAGGAACTCTCTCGCGAGCTGGAGGGCCAGCAGCGTGGAGGCATCGCGATGGGGCTGTGGCGGCCCGGGGCGCGGGGCGACTCGAGCCGCGTCTTCTACAGCACGACCGGCAAGTCCGGCTCGCAGCCGAACCTCACCAACGACGATGCCAAACTCACTCCGCACACCAACGCCTCGGGCAACAACGCCTACCGGCCGACGGCGAATGCCTGGAACCCGGACCTCCTCGAACTGACCGTCGCGTGCCTTCAGCCCGGTGACGACGCGGAGGCATGGGCCGCATTTGTCCACCAGCAGCGTTTCAGCGAGGACTACCGTGCTGGTCGCGAGGGGTTGGCTGTGCCCTTGATCCTCCATCTTGCGCGACTCGCGGACGACTACGCTCTGCCTCACGAGATCGAGGAGGCCCTGGACCCGACGGAGCCCCAGGCTGCAGCCGCGCCGGACGACGCTTTGTCGGGCCAGCTGGCCTTCGACTTCGACCTCGATGAAGGGGATGACGACGAGTGA
- a CDS encoding signal recognition particle: MRDRRGWHRRCSPQQLAEVWPANLGSFRPGDLLDVELGLYLLRDVTPTRTAADVWPLLGGYPYSEVFGDLRTDEQRLRVLRARHYLWDLRRRHAWSEALADYLKVPQHLRGYDVEGPASVPRRRETSRAARRFEIFKELLSTPPRFATRAIPFAEEGEHTFRVQDRTHSVVFDEELLSDTLPRAHALDAPPAGHGEPVDVTWEELEKAADEMDAVEATVPEGPRNGWAARLRRVKLLVRDTELGRFTEQGRLRIDRLLHLVGMVGAGKSTLRDILTYYLVTQTPRRVTIVVGDVAETLAVVEQFDRLGVRAAPILGHSTRERNINRLHRRTATAGAATMLGHDHVGFAYLSSACPVDVLRGLEARRPLGVREAPCITLYTVPEQETTDGDPLLDEENGTQRDAHGPKPQRRLCPLWNRCPRHRGARDLVDAQLWVATPAGLVHSSVPLHQHQEQLRYLELACRLSDLIIVDEADRVQMQLDTAFAPASTLVGKAPNSWFDEVAVHKFQQMARDGRLQLSARDVDDWTNAVNTVSAATDRLFALLVKDDKLRRWISVDYFSAFTLHNLLLDSWFPGRKEGERPPEAARTLDAALGRFRDDPLHEQQSTLDEDEVTPLVNTFVHLTLELLHALQGARTRERLRDTLTGIVGDDSTVLADADLQARRFEFTLLLSALHSRLDFMTTLWPRVEAALNLESASNVLSRRPPKDYEAVIPESPMGNVLGFQFRHDDRERDGDRSGELRFFHCNGVGRELLMRLGDVCAVDGRPGPHVLLMSATSWAGTSSRYHVHAEVGAVLRPHDEEVEAVLGSEFRKEFLYWPGTDRPKPLRLSGCDPEERSQALLHMLHQLAVPDRSLPDAVSMLDAELKEIDDPDRRRILLLVGSYDEARRAAEYLNQIPEWNGRVTRLVSDDADSDTAWTRLPEDVAARTLPRGDVKAFPSVGGDLLVAPLLAVERGHNIVLRGGKAAIGTVYFLARPHPRPDDISLAIQSINDWAVRQLRDVDGSFRQNALAAATPDQAAVAFRSRARRQWNRFLTRRLAWSSLRDEEKAAFTWDQLVVMWQVIGRLVRGGVPARVVFVDAAFSPREAGFQDADTPDTSLLASMREVLAPYFEDGNAVERDPAPIDKSLVHELYEPLYRALVDMG, from the coding sequence GTGCGTGACCGTAGGGGATGGCACCGGCGCTGCTCACCACAGCAGCTCGCCGAGGTGTGGCCGGCGAACCTAGGCAGCTTCCGCCCCGGCGACCTTCTCGACGTCGAACTGGGCCTGTACCTCCTGCGGGACGTGACGCCCACCCGCACGGCCGCCGATGTCTGGCCGTTGCTGGGTGGTTACCCGTACAGCGAGGTGTTCGGAGACCTCCGCACCGACGAACAGCGGCTGCGCGTTCTGCGCGCCCGTCACTATCTGTGGGATCTGCGGCGACGGCACGCCTGGTCGGAGGCGCTGGCCGACTATCTGAAGGTCCCCCAGCACCTGCGCGGATACGACGTCGAGGGACCTGCCTCCGTGCCGCGCCGTCGCGAGACGTCGCGAGCCGCACGCCGTTTCGAGATCTTCAAAGAACTGCTCAGCACCCCTCCGCGGTTCGCGACGCGGGCCATTCCGTTCGCCGAGGAGGGAGAGCACACTTTCCGGGTGCAGGACCGTACCCACTCCGTGGTGTTCGACGAGGAACTGCTGTCGGACACCCTGCCGCGCGCCCACGCGCTCGACGCACCACCGGCCGGGCACGGAGAGCCCGTCGACGTCACCTGGGAAGAGCTCGAAAAGGCGGCCGACGAGATGGACGCCGTCGAGGCGACGGTGCCGGAGGGGCCGCGTAACGGCTGGGCCGCGCGGCTGCGGCGGGTGAAGCTGCTCGTGCGCGACACGGAACTCGGCCGCTTCACCGAACAGGGACGGCTGAGGATCGACCGGCTGCTGCACCTCGTCGGGATGGTAGGAGCCGGCAAGTCCACCCTCCGGGACATCCTGACCTACTACCTCGTGACCCAGACCCCCCGCCGGGTTACCATCGTCGTCGGGGACGTGGCCGAGACGCTCGCCGTGGTGGAGCAGTTCGACCGGCTCGGTGTACGGGCGGCACCGATCCTCGGGCACTCCACCAGGGAGCGCAACATCAACCGGCTGCACCGCCGTACCGCCACGGCTGGCGCCGCCACCATGCTCGGGCACGACCACGTGGGCTTCGCCTACCTCAGCAGCGCCTGCCCCGTGGACGTGCTCCGCGGGCTGGAAGCCCGCCGCCCGCTCGGCGTCCGTGAGGCACCCTGCATCACGCTGTACACCGTCCCCGAGCAGGAGACCACAGACGGTGATCCCCTTCTCGACGAGGAGAACGGCACGCAGCGCGACGCACACGGCCCGAAGCCGCAGCGGAGACTGTGCCCGTTGTGGAACCGCTGTCCGCGCCACCGCGGGGCTCGTGATCTGGTCGACGCACAGCTGTGGGTTGCCACCCCGGCCGGTCTGGTGCACAGTTCCGTCCCGCTGCACCAGCACCAGGAACAGCTCCGGTACCTCGAACTCGCGTGCCGGCTCAGCGACCTGATCATCGTCGATGAGGCGGACCGGGTGCAGATGCAGCTCGACACGGCCTTCGCGCCGGCCAGCACCCTGGTGGGCAAGGCCCCGAACTCCTGGTTCGACGAGGTCGCCGTCCACAAGTTCCAGCAGATGGCCCGGGACGGCCGGCTCCAGTTGTCCGCCCGTGACGTCGACGACTGGACCAACGCGGTCAACACGGTGAGCGCCGCCACCGACCGCCTCTTCGCCCTGCTCGTCAAAGACGACAAGCTCAGGCGGTGGATCAGCGTCGACTACTTCAGCGCCTTCACCCTCCACAACCTGCTGCTGGACAGCTGGTTTCCGGGGCGGAAGGAGGGCGAACGCCCGCCTGAGGCGGCCCGGACACTGGACGCTGCGCTCGGCCGGTTCCGCGACGACCCGCTGCACGAGCAGCAGAGCACGCTTGACGAAGACGAGGTGACACCCTTGGTGAACACCTTCGTCCACCTCACCCTGGAACTCCTGCACGCGCTCCAGGGAGCAAGGACGCGGGAGAGGCTGCGCGACACGCTCACCGGCATTGTCGGAGATGACAGCACGGTGCTCGCGGACGCCGACCTCCAGGCCCGTCGCTTCGAGTTTACCCTGCTCCTCTCCGCCCTGCACAGCCGTCTCGACTTCATGACCACGCTGTGGCCGCGCGTCGAGGCCGCTCTCAACCTCGAGAGCGCCTCGAATGTGCTCTCTCGCAGGCCTCCCAAGGACTACGAGGCGGTCATCCCCGAGTCCCCCATGGGCAACGTGCTCGGCTTTCAGTTCCGCCACGACGACCGTGAGCGCGACGGCGACCGCAGCGGTGAACTCCGCTTCTTCCACTGCAACGGCGTGGGCCGCGAACTGCTCATGCGGCTCGGCGACGTGTGCGCCGTGGATGGCCGTCCGGGCCCGCACGTCCTGCTCATGTCCGCGACGAGCTGGGCGGGCACGTCGAGTAGGTACCACGTGCACGCCGAGGTCGGTGCCGTACTGCGTCCTCACGACGAGGAAGTCGAAGCCGTGCTGGGCAGCGAGTTCCGCAAAGAATTCCTGTACTGGCCCGGAACCGACCGGCCCAAACCGCTGCGCTTGTCCGGCTGCGATCCCGAAGAACGGTCGCAGGCCCTCCTCCACATGCTGCACCAGCTCGCGGTGCCCGACCGGAGCCTCCCCGACGCCGTGAGCATGCTGGACGCCGAGCTGAAGGAGATCGACGATCCGGACCGCCGTCGCATCCTGCTGCTCGTCGGCAGTTACGACGAGGCACGCCGGGCCGCCGAGTACCTCAACCAGATCCCCGAGTGGAACGGCCGCGTCACCCGACTCGTTTCCGACGACGCGGACTCCGACACTGCCTGGACCCGGCTGCCGGAGGACGTCGCCGCACGAACCCTGCCGCGCGGTGACGTGAAGGCCTTCCCCTCGGTCGGTGGCGACCTTCTCGTTGCGCCGCTGCTCGCCGTGGAGCGAGGACACAACATCGTGTTGCGCGGTGGCAAGGCGGCCATCGGCACGGTCTACTTCCTGGCACGCCCCCACCCTCGGCCCGACGACATCTCACTCGCCATCCAGTCCATCAACGACTGGGCCGTACGCCAACTCCGCGATGTGGACGGATCCTTCCGGCAGAACGCGCTCGCCGCCGCCACACCCGACCAGGCGGCCGTGGCGTTCCGCAGCCGCGCACGCCGTCAGTGGAACCGCTTCCTCACCCGGCGGCTGGCCTGGTCCAGTCTGCGGGACGAGGAGAAGGCGGCGTTCACCTGGGACCAGCTCGTCGTCATGTGGCAGGTCATCGGCCGCCTGGTGCGCGGCGGCGTGCCAGCCCGGGTGGTCTTCGTCGACGCGGCCTTCTCCCCCCGAGAAGCCGGATTCCAGGACGCGGACACCCCCGACACCAGCCTGCTGGCGAGTATGCGTGAGGTGCTCGCCCCCTACTTCGAGGACGGGAACGCGGTGGAGCGGGACCCCGCCCCCATCGACAAGTCCCTCGTCCATGAGCTGTACGAACCGCTCTACCGCGCTCTGGTGGACATGGGCTGA
- a CDS encoding PD-(D/E)XK nuclease family protein, which translates to MSHDLTAWHQPHWLTGNDDLVRVGPGTGGNEEHTCPSHAAAKARPGLWPARSLRLPKPELETFTLGPVMDAVDRVEFHGETPDQAQAGLRSRTPALHPGHLTYAEHALRTYVGVCAGDGEQRLHPVRPYWVAQRENGKFWEMYAWWRRYESAGGRLREYRRLRHGESKDSEPGEIAIAVYVAVHGHQAAWPRKWSRAFEPYGPAVQPERVRVVEVGLADGRPRVQFDGTAEEAEGYYAEHGHAHVARVVAGGRPIPGSSCVDCKQFTGCKAVPRTPGVLGLSSRVAPLRKVSVSDLRYHAACPAQGFLRALHLPKSDEYGSAARLGQAVHGWIEKLHRRPGRLPCAAGDMPPEGENWTEGRWRVSDEDAATGRDMLLHHVDACPFQDAALIQRVEPEALRVVHDTAAQAVVIAKPDLLFQEDGSWVWRELKTTRKRRRHDEDLLDTYPQLALAVTLLAQGALGGDPDGSRVEVEILRPDGSDPHVIDPTDPGRQQKALSVLRRYAGPWREDETWDARPGPHCRSCPVSRWCPSAATDGTAAGEGEV; encoded by the coding sequence ATGAGCCACGACCTGACGGCATGGCACCAGCCGCACTGGCTGACCGGAAACGACGACCTCGTTCGTGTGGGGCCCGGTACAGGCGGGAATGAGGAGCACACCTGCCCCTCGCATGCCGCGGCCAAGGCCCGGCCCGGGCTCTGGCCGGCCCGGAGTCTCCGGCTGCCGAAGCCGGAGCTTGAGACGTTCACCCTCGGGCCGGTGATGGACGCCGTCGACCGGGTCGAGTTCCACGGTGAGACTCCCGATCAGGCCCAGGCGGGGCTGCGCTCCCGCACCCCCGCCCTCCATCCCGGTCACCTGACGTACGCCGAGCACGCCCTCCGGACGTACGTGGGAGTGTGCGCCGGCGACGGTGAGCAGCGGCTGCATCCGGTCCGCCCGTACTGGGTGGCCCAGCGGGAGAACGGCAAGTTCTGGGAGATGTACGCCTGGTGGCGCAGGTACGAGTCGGCCGGCGGACGACTGCGCGAGTACAGGCGGCTGCGGCACGGTGAGTCCAAGGACTCCGAGCCCGGCGAGATCGCGATCGCCGTGTACGTGGCCGTTCACGGGCACCAGGCGGCCTGGCCCCGGAAGTGGTCGCGTGCGTTTGAGCCGTACGGACCCGCCGTCCAGCCCGAGCGGGTGCGTGTCGTCGAAGTCGGGCTCGCCGACGGACGGCCTCGCGTGCAGTTCGACGGGACGGCCGAGGAGGCCGAGGGGTACTACGCCGAGCACGGGCACGCGCACGTGGCCCGTGTCGTGGCGGGCGGCAGGCCGATACCCGGCTCGTCCTGCGTCGACTGCAAGCAGTTCACGGGCTGCAAGGCCGTGCCGCGCACGCCCGGCGTCCTCGGACTCTCCTCGCGGGTGGCACCGCTGAGGAAAGTGTCGGTCAGCGATCTGCGCTATCACGCGGCTTGCCCCGCGCAGGGGTTCCTCCGTGCCCTGCACCTGCCCAAGTCCGACGAGTACGGCAGCGCGGCCAGGCTCGGTCAGGCGGTGCACGGCTGGATCGAGAAGCTGCACCGACGCCCGGGACGGCTGCCGTGCGCGGCCGGGGACATGCCCCCGGAGGGCGAGAACTGGACAGAGGGACGCTGGCGGGTCTCCGACGAGGACGCTGCGACCGGCCGGGACATGCTGCTCCACCACGTCGATGCCTGTCCCTTCCAGGATGCCGCCCTCATCCAGCGGGTCGAGCCCGAAGCCCTCCGAGTCGTCCACGACACCGCGGCGCAGGCCGTCGTCATCGCCAAGCCCGACCTGCTCTTCCAGGAGGACGGCTCATGGGTGTGGCGGGAGCTCAAGACGACACGGAAGCGGCGCCGCCACGACGAGGACCTTCTCGACACCTACCCCCAACTTGCCTTGGCGGTCACACTCCTGGCACAGGGTGCGCTGGGGGGCGATCCCGACGGCTCGCGCGTCGAGGTTGAGATCCTCCGGCCGGACGGTTCCGATCCGCACGTGATTGACCCGACGGACCCCGGCCGGCAGCAAAAGGCACTGTCGGTACTGCGGCGGTACGCCGGTCCGTGGCGGGAGGACGAAACATGGGACGCCCGCCCCGGGCCGCATTGTCGGTCCTGCCCGGTGTCCCGGTGGTGCCCGAGCGCCGCGACCGACGGCACCGCCGCGGGAGAGGGGGAGGTGTGA
- a CDS encoding AAA family ATPase, with protein sequence MTALLPDTGEPEALTPGERADRAVAGILASLDTAPGRGVVVDSPPGAGKSTLVVKATGHLTSAGHQLMIVAQTNEQVDDLVDRIAREHPGLALGRLHAGGHLLPPRVTRHANVTGSSQAADLRDLPVVVSTAKKWSFVTPEKCAPWRWAIVDEAYQMRSDGLLATAPLFAQDDSQVLFVGDPGQLDPFATVESDRWHGLTWDPLRNAVDVTLAHNPDLVRHQLPVSWRLPETAAPLVEQAFYPFYQFVPGTTAPERVLSYGSLPHGSGPLDDVLARAADSGWGHLELTARHTLDEDPEVADALAATAARLLERGALVNGEPLTADRIAIGTARTVQADAVRSRLAACGLTGITVDTANRLQGREFDVTLVWHPLSGRQDASAFHLETGRLCVLLSRHRFACIVVARAGIRDLLDRHPRSNPVYLDVPPKFPDGWRAHQVVMGWLERGEHRVRAA encoded by the coding sequence GTGACCGCCCTCCTTCCTGACACCGGGGAGCCGGAAGCCCTCACCCCCGGCGAACGCGCGGACCGGGCGGTCGCAGGGATTCTCGCCAGCCTCGACACCGCGCCCGGCCGGGGTGTCGTGGTGGACTCACCACCCGGAGCCGGAAAGTCCACGCTGGTGGTGAAAGCCACCGGACACCTGACGTCCGCAGGCCACCAGCTCATGATCGTCGCGCAGACCAACGAACAGGTCGACGACCTGGTGGACCGCATCGCGCGGGAGCATCCCGGCCTGGCTCTCGGCCGCCTCCACGCCGGCGGCCACCTCCTCCCGCCCCGTGTCACCCGGCATGCCAACGTCACCGGGAGCAGCCAGGCGGCGGACCTGCGCGACCTGCCCGTCGTGGTGTCCACCGCGAAGAAATGGTCGTTCGTCACGCCGGAAAAGTGCGCCCCTTGGCGGTGGGCCATCGTCGACGAGGCGTACCAGATGCGCTCGGACGGGCTCCTGGCGACGGCCCCGCTGTTCGCCCAGGACGACTCGCAGGTTCTCTTCGTCGGCGACCCCGGTCAGCTCGACCCCTTCGCCACCGTGGAATCCGACCGTTGGCACGGCCTGACCTGGGACCCCCTGCGCAACGCGGTCGACGTCACCCTCGCCCACAACCCCGACCTCGTACGCCACCAGCTCCCGGTCTCCTGGCGCCTACCGGAGACGGCGGCGCCCCTGGTCGAGCAGGCCTTCTACCCCTTTTACCAGTTCGTCCCCGGCACGACGGCACCGGAGCGAGTACTGTCGTACGGCAGCTTGCCCCACGGCTCGGGCCCACTGGACGACGTCCTCGCCCGGGCCGCCGACTCCGGCTGGGGCCACCTGGAACTCACCGCCCGCCACACCCTCGACGAGGACCCGGAGGTGGCGGATGCCCTCGCGGCGACGGCGGCCCGGCTGCTGGAGCGCGGTGCGCTGGTCAACGGGGAGCCCCTGACCGCGGACCGCATCGCGATCGGCACGGCACGCACCGTGCAGGCGGACGCGGTCCGCTCCCGCCTCGCCGCCTGCGGCCTGACCGGCATCACGGTGGACACCGCCAACCGCCTCCAAGGCCGCGAGTTCGACGTCACCCTCGTCTGGCACCCCCTCTCCGGCCGCCAGGACGCCTCCGCCTTCCACCTGGAGACGGGCCGCCTGTGCGTCCTGCTGTCCCGACACCGCTTCGCCTGCATCGTGGTAGCCCGCGCCGGCATCCGCGACCTGCTGGACCGGCACCCGCGGAGCAATCCTGTGTACCTGGATGTGCCGCCTAAGTTCCCTGACGGGTGGCGAGCGCATCAGGTGGTCATGGGGTGGCTGGAGCGGGGGGAGCACCGGGTGCGAGCGGCGTGA